The Siniperca chuatsi isolate FFG_IHB_CAS linkage group LG9, ASM2008510v1, whole genome shotgun sequence genome includes a region encoding these proteins:
- the LOC122882201 gene encoding phosphatidylinositol 4-phosphate 5-kinase type-1 alpha-like isoform X2, giving the protein MSCSTDIRTQFWRRALQRGTSGIRKMAPAEIPGSSGTTQSMKKTIGHRGVETTTGETTYKKTTSSALKGAIMLGIAHTVGSLSQKAERDVLMQDFVVVESIFFPSEGSNLTPAHHYSDFRFKTYAPIAFRYFRELFGIRPDDYLYSLCNEPLIELSNPGASGSIFYVSSDDEFIIKTVQHKEAEFLQKLLPGYFMNINQNKRTLLPKFYGLYCVQAGGKNIRIVVMNNLLPRTIPMHLKYDLKGSTYKRRASPKEREKAVPTHKDLDFIQDLPDGLLLEADNYNALCKTIQRDCLLLQSFKIMDYSLLMGIHNMDQASRERERGGGNSGDSGGSEGAVTPDQRRPQAQKSLYCTAMESIQGEARGKGALDSEDHMGGIPSRNTKGERLLIYIGIIDILQSYRFIKKLEHSWKALVHDGDTVSVHRPGFYADRFQQFMCNTVFKKIPLKPSPSKKSRGGGQGGLRRAPTLGAPTPLSHATGQSAVDSKLVYHSHFKSTDSEADSGVQSGRPDLVPRTPPLVENPADCEANLSTSSLGSTGVASTSPPLRSVGVEVHKSANTDFDQGSSHSLEAGGALDNSGNLPGNEDVVSLSDIIPETNICF; this is encoded by the exons ATGTCCTGCTCCACAGATATTAGGACTCAGTTCTGGAGAAGAGCATTACAGCGAG gGACCAGTGGCATCCGAAAAATGGCCCCTGCAGAG ATCCCTGGCTCTTCAGGTACAACTCAGAGTATGAAGAAGACCATTGGACACCGGGGCGTTGAGACCACCACAGGAGAGACCACCTATAAAAAG ACCACGTCATCTGCCCTAAAAGGTGCCATCATGTTGGGCATTGCTCACACAGTTGGCAGCTTAAGCCAAAAGGCAGAAAGGGATGTTCTCATGCAGGACTTTGTGGTGGTCGAAAGCATTTTCTTCCCCAG tgaagGCAGTAACCTGACTCCTGCTCATCACTACAGTGACTTTCGCTTTAAGACCTACGCTCCTATTGCCTTTCGTTACTTCAGGGAACTCTTTGGCATCCGGCCAGATGACTACCTG TATTCTCTGTGTAACGAGCCACTGATCGAGCTGTCTAACCCCGGAGCCAGCGGATCCATCTTCTATGTCTCTAGTGATGACGAGTTCATCATCAAGACTGTTCAACACAAAGAGGCAGAGTTCCTACAGAAACTCCTGCCTGGATACTTCATG aATATAAACCAAAATAAGCGCACACTGCTACCCAAGTTCTACGGACTGTATTGTGTTCAGGCAGGGGGCAAGAATATCCGTATTGTAGTGATGAACAATCTTCTGCCTCGGACCATTCCCATGCACCTCAAATATGACCTGAAGGGGTCCACCTATAAGAGACGAGCTTCCcctaaggagagagagaaggccgTTCCCACTCACAAAGACCTGGACTTTATCCAGGACTTGCCTGATGGCCTGCTGCTGGAAGCAGACAACTACAATGCCCTGTGCAAGACTATACAGAGGGACTGCTTG ctATTGCAGAGCTTCAAGATCATGGATTACAGTCTGTTAATGGGCATCCACAACATGGACCAAGCCAGTCGAGAGCGGGAGCGCGGTGGGGGCAATTCAGGGGACAGTGGGGGGTCGGAGGGAGCAGTGACGCCAGATCAACGCCGGCCACAAGCCCAGAAAAGTCTGTATTGTACAGCCATGGAGTCCATTCAGGGGGAGGCTCGAGGGAAGGGAGCATTGGATTCAGAAGACCA CATGGGCGGTATTCCATCTCGTAATACGAAAGGAGAGAGGTTGCTGATCTACATCGGCATCATTGACATTCTCCAGTCCTACAG GTTTATTAAGAAGTTGGAGCACTCCTGGAAGGCCTTGGTCCATGATGGG GACACAGTTTCAGTTCACAGACCTGGCTTCTATGCAGATCGTTTCCAGCAATTCATGTGCAACACAGTGTTCAAGAAAATTCCac TAAAACCATCACCATCTAAGAAGAGTCGTGGTGGAGGTCAGGGAGGTCTTAGGAGGGCCCCCACCCTGGGAGCTCCCACGCCGCTCTCCCATGCAACAGGACAGTCAGCCGTTGACTCCAAACTAGTCTACCACAGCCACTTTAAAAGCACAGACTCAGAGGCAGACAGCG GCGTGCAGTCGGGCAGACCAGATCTTGTTCCGAGGACCCCTCCACTTGTAGAAAACCCTGCTGACTGTGAGGCCAACCTGTCCACCTCATCACTAGGCAGCACAGGGGTTGCCTCCACCTCGCCTCCCCTACG GTCTGTAGGGGTGGAAGTGCACAAATCAGCAAACACAGACTTTGACCAGGGTTCTTCCCACAG TTTGGAGGCAGGAGGGGCTTTAGATAATTCAGGCAACCTGCCTGGAAACGAAGATGTAGTTTCGCTCTCAGACATCATCCCTGAGACCAACATCTGTTTT taa
- the LOC122882202 gene encoding 26S proteasome non-ATPase regulatory subunit 4-like: MGLESTMVCVDNSEYMRNGDFLPTRLQAQQDAVNIVCHSKTRSNPENNVGLITMANNCEVLTTLTPDTGRILSKLHAVQPRGNISFCTGIRVAHLALKHRQGKNHKLRIIAFVGSPVEDNEKDLVKMAKRLKKEKVNVDVINFGEEEMNTEKLTAFINTLNGKEGAGSHLVTVPPGPSLADALLSSPILAGEGGAVLGLGASDFEFGVDPSADPELALALRVSMEEQRQRQEDEARRVAVASAAEAGISSPAADESEDALLKMSVPHTDSSTPALPDFSRMTEDEQIAYALQMSMQGAGAEFGAEDMDTGADMDSSKAKDEEDYDVMQDPEFLQSVLENLPGVDPNNEAIRSAMGSLASQTGSKPDTKKDEEKKK, from the exons ATGGGGCTTGAAAGTACTATGGTCTG TGTGGACAACAGTGAGTACATGCGCAATGGAGACTTTCTGCCCACCAGGCTGCAGGCTCAGCAGGACGCAGTTAATATTGTTTGTCACTCCAAGACCCGCAGCAACCCTGAAAACAATGTGGGCCTCATCACCATGGCAAA CAACTGTGAGGTGCTGACCACACTGACCCCAGACACAGGCAGGATACTGTCCAAGCTGCATGCTGTGCAGCCTCGTGGAAACATCAGCTTCTGCACCGGCATCAGGGTGGCACAT TTGGCGCTGAAGCATAGACAGGGCAAAAACCACAAGTTGCGCATTATTGCATTTGTTGGCAGCCCAGTGGAAGACAACGAAAAAGAT CTGGTCAAAATGGCAAAGCgtctaaagaaagaaaaggtcaATGTGGATGTCATTAACTTTGGAGAGGAG GAGATGAACACAGAGAAGCTGACGGCCTTCATCAACACTTTGAATGGCAAGGAGGGCGCAGGCTCCCACCTGGTCACAGTGCCCCCAGGCCCCAGTCTGGCTGATGCCCTGCTGTCCTCACCCATCCTGGCTGGAGAGGGAGGTGCAGTGTTGGGCCTGGGTGCCAGTGACTTTGAGTTTGGAGTGGATCCCAGCGCAGACCCAGAGCTGGCCTTG GCTCTGCGAGTGTCAATGGAGGAGCAGAGACAACGACAGGAGGATGAAGCTCGCAGAGTCGCTGTTGCATCAGCTGCTGAAGCTGGCATTTCCTCCCCTGCCGCAGATG AGTCTGAGGATGCCCTGTTGAAGATGTCTGTTCCCCATACAGactcatccacacctgctctgCCAGACTTCAGTCGCATGACAGAGGATGAACAGATTGCCTATGCTCTGCAGATGTCTATGCAGGGAGCAGGAGCAG AGTTTGGTGCTGAGGACATGGACACAGGAGCTGACATGGACTCCAGTAAGGCTAAG GATGAAGAAGACTACGATGTTATGCAGGATCCGGAGTTCCTTCAGAGTGTCCTGGAAAACCTTCCCGGAGTCGACCCCAACAACGAGGCCATCCGTAGTGCCATGGGCTCTCTGGCATCCCAGACAGGCTCTAAACCCGACACCAAGAAGgatgaggagaaaaagaaatga
- the LOC122882201 gene encoding phosphatidylinositol 4-phosphate 5-kinase type-1 alpha-like isoform X3 translates to MATAGTADSGSTAPTGTSGIRKMAPAEIPGSSGTTQSMKKTIGHRGVETTTGETTYKKTTSSALKGAIMLGIAHTVGSLSQKAERDVLMQDFVVVESIFFPSEGSNLTPAHHYSDFRFKTYAPIAFRYFRELFGIRPDDYLYSLCNEPLIELSNPGASGSIFYVSSDDEFIIKTVQHKEAEFLQKLLPGYFMNINQNKRTLLPKFYGLYCVQAGGKNIRIVVMNNLLPRTIPMHLKYDLKGSTYKRRASPKEREKAVPTHKDLDFIQDLPDGLLLEADNYNALCKTIQRDCLLLQSFKIMDYSLLMGIHNMDQASRERERGGGNSGDSGGSEGAVTPDQRRPQAQKSLYCTAMESIQGEARGKGALDSEDHMGGIPSRNTKGERLLIYIGIIDILQSYRFIKKLEHSWKALVHDGDTVSVHRPGFYADRFQQFMCNTVFKKIPLKPSPSKKSRGGGQGGLRRAPTLGAPTPLSHATGQSAVDSKLVYHSHFKSTDSEADSGVQSGRPDLVPRTPPLVENPADCEANLSTSSLGSTGVASTSPPLRSVGVEVHKSANTDFDQGSSHSLEAGGALDNSGNLPGNEDVVSLSDIIPETNICF, encoded by the exons ATGGCGACTGCTGGAACAGCAGACTCGGGATCAACAGCCCCGACAG gGACCAGTGGCATCCGAAAAATGGCCCCTGCAGAG ATCCCTGGCTCTTCAGGTACAACTCAGAGTATGAAGAAGACCATTGGACACCGGGGCGTTGAGACCACCACAGGAGAGACCACCTATAAAAAG ACCACGTCATCTGCCCTAAAAGGTGCCATCATGTTGGGCATTGCTCACACAGTTGGCAGCTTAAGCCAAAAGGCAGAAAGGGATGTTCTCATGCAGGACTTTGTGGTGGTCGAAAGCATTTTCTTCCCCAG tgaagGCAGTAACCTGACTCCTGCTCATCACTACAGTGACTTTCGCTTTAAGACCTACGCTCCTATTGCCTTTCGTTACTTCAGGGAACTCTTTGGCATCCGGCCAGATGACTACCTG TATTCTCTGTGTAACGAGCCACTGATCGAGCTGTCTAACCCCGGAGCCAGCGGATCCATCTTCTATGTCTCTAGTGATGACGAGTTCATCATCAAGACTGTTCAACACAAAGAGGCAGAGTTCCTACAGAAACTCCTGCCTGGATACTTCATG aATATAAACCAAAATAAGCGCACACTGCTACCCAAGTTCTACGGACTGTATTGTGTTCAGGCAGGGGGCAAGAATATCCGTATTGTAGTGATGAACAATCTTCTGCCTCGGACCATTCCCATGCACCTCAAATATGACCTGAAGGGGTCCACCTATAAGAGACGAGCTTCCcctaaggagagagagaaggccgTTCCCACTCACAAAGACCTGGACTTTATCCAGGACTTGCCTGATGGCCTGCTGCTGGAAGCAGACAACTACAATGCCCTGTGCAAGACTATACAGAGGGACTGCTTG ctATTGCAGAGCTTCAAGATCATGGATTACAGTCTGTTAATGGGCATCCACAACATGGACCAAGCCAGTCGAGAGCGGGAGCGCGGTGGGGGCAATTCAGGGGACAGTGGGGGGTCGGAGGGAGCAGTGACGCCAGATCAACGCCGGCCACAAGCCCAGAAAAGTCTGTATTGTACAGCCATGGAGTCCATTCAGGGGGAGGCTCGAGGGAAGGGAGCATTGGATTCAGAAGACCA CATGGGCGGTATTCCATCTCGTAATACGAAAGGAGAGAGGTTGCTGATCTACATCGGCATCATTGACATTCTCCAGTCCTACAG GTTTATTAAGAAGTTGGAGCACTCCTGGAAGGCCTTGGTCCATGATGGG GACACAGTTTCAGTTCACAGACCTGGCTTCTATGCAGATCGTTTCCAGCAATTCATGTGCAACACAGTGTTCAAGAAAATTCCac TAAAACCATCACCATCTAAGAAGAGTCGTGGTGGAGGTCAGGGAGGTCTTAGGAGGGCCCCCACCCTGGGAGCTCCCACGCCGCTCTCCCATGCAACAGGACAGTCAGCCGTTGACTCCAAACTAGTCTACCACAGCCACTTTAAAAGCACAGACTCAGAGGCAGACAGCG GCGTGCAGTCGGGCAGACCAGATCTTGTTCCGAGGACCCCTCCACTTGTAGAAAACCCTGCTGACTGTGAGGCCAACCTGTCCACCTCATCACTAGGCAGCACAGGGGTTGCCTCCACCTCGCCTCCCCTACG GTCTGTAGGGGTGGAAGTGCACAAATCAGCAAACACAGACTTTGACCAGGGTTCTTCCCACAG TTTGGAGGCAGGAGGGGCTTTAGATAATTCAGGCAACCTGCCTGGAAACGAAGATGTAGTTTCGCTCTCAGACATCATCCCTGAGACCAACATCTGTTTT taa
- the LOC122882201 gene encoding phosphatidylinositol 4-phosphate 5-kinase type-1 alpha-like isoform X1: MATAGTADSGSTAPTDIRTQFWRRALQRGTSGIRKMAPAEIPGSSGTTQSMKKTIGHRGVETTTGETTYKKTTSSALKGAIMLGIAHTVGSLSQKAERDVLMQDFVVVESIFFPSEGSNLTPAHHYSDFRFKTYAPIAFRYFRELFGIRPDDYLYSLCNEPLIELSNPGASGSIFYVSSDDEFIIKTVQHKEAEFLQKLLPGYFMNINQNKRTLLPKFYGLYCVQAGGKNIRIVVMNNLLPRTIPMHLKYDLKGSTYKRRASPKEREKAVPTHKDLDFIQDLPDGLLLEADNYNALCKTIQRDCLLLQSFKIMDYSLLMGIHNMDQASRERERGGGNSGDSGGSEGAVTPDQRRPQAQKSLYCTAMESIQGEARGKGALDSEDHMGGIPSRNTKGERLLIYIGIIDILQSYRFIKKLEHSWKALVHDGDTVSVHRPGFYADRFQQFMCNTVFKKIPLKPSPSKKSRGGGQGGLRRAPTLGAPTPLSHATGQSAVDSKLVYHSHFKSTDSEADSGVQSGRPDLVPRTPPLVENPADCEANLSTSSLGSTGVASTSPPLRSVGVEVHKSANTDFDQGSSHSLEAGGALDNSGNLPGNEDVVSLSDIIPETNICF, translated from the exons ATGGCGACTGCTGGAACAGCAGACTCGGGATCAACAGCCCCGACAG ATATTAGGACTCAGTTCTGGAGAAGAGCATTACAGCGAG gGACCAGTGGCATCCGAAAAATGGCCCCTGCAGAG ATCCCTGGCTCTTCAGGTACAACTCAGAGTATGAAGAAGACCATTGGACACCGGGGCGTTGAGACCACCACAGGAGAGACCACCTATAAAAAG ACCACGTCATCTGCCCTAAAAGGTGCCATCATGTTGGGCATTGCTCACACAGTTGGCAGCTTAAGCCAAAAGGCAGAAAGGGATGTTCTCATGCAGGACTTTGTGGTGGTCGAAAGCATTTTCTTCCCCAG tgaagGCAGTAACCTGACTCCTGCTCATCACTACAGTGACTTTCGCTTTAAGACCTACGCTCCTATTGCCTTTCGTTACTTCAGGGAACTCTTTGGCATCCGGCCAGATGACTACCTG TATTCTCTGTGTAACGAGCCACTGATCGAGCTGTCTAACCCCGGAGCCAGCGGATCCATCTTCTATGTCTCTAGTGATGACGAGTTCATCATCAAGACTGTTCAACACAAAGAGGCAGAGTTCCTACAGAAACTCCTGCCTGGATACTTCATG aATATAAACCAAAATAAGCGCACACTGCTACCCAAGTTCTACGGACTGTATTGTGTTCAGGCAGGGGGCAAGAATATCCGTATTGTAGTGATGAACAATCTTCTGCCTCGGACCATTCCCATGCACCTCAAATATGACCTGAAGGGGTCCACCTATAAGAGACGAGCTTCCcctaaggagagagagaaggccgTTCCCACTCACAAAGACCTGGACTTTATCCAGGACTTGCCTGATGGCCTGCTGCTGGAAGCAGACAACTACAATGCCCTGTGCAAGACTATACAGAGGGACTGCTTG ctATTGCAGAGCTTCAAGATCATGGATTACAGTCTGTTAATGGGCATCCACAACATGGACCAAGCCAGTCGAGAGCGGGAGCGCGGTGGGGGCAATTCAGGGGACAGTGGGGGGTCGGAGGGAGCAGTGACGCCAGATCAACGCCGGCCACAAGCCCAGAAAAGTCTGTATTGTACAGCCATGGAGTCCATTCAGGGGGAGGCTCGAGGGAAGGGAGCATTGGATTCAGAAGACCA CATGGGCGGTATTCCATCTCGTAATACGAAAGGAGAGAGGTTGCTGATCTACATCGGCATCATTGACATTCTCCAGTCCTACAG GTTTATTAAGAAGTTGGAGCACTCCTGGAAGGCCTTGGTCCATGATGGG GACACAGTTTCAGTTCACAGACCTGGCTTCTATGCAGATCGTTTCCAGCAATTCATGTGCAACACAGTGTTCAAGAAAATTCCac TAAAACCATCACCATCTAAGAAGAGTCGTGGTGGAGGTCAGGGAGGTCTTAGGAGGGCCCCCACCCTGGGAGCTCCCACGCCGCTCTCCCATGCAACAGGACAGTCAGCCGTTGACTCCAAACTAGTCTACCACAGCCACTTTAAAAGCACAGACTCAGAGGCAGACAGCG GCGTGCAGTCGGGCAGACCAGATCTTGTTCCGAGGACCCCTCCACTTGTAGAAAACCCTGCTGACTGTGAGGCCAACCTGTCCACCTCATCACTAGGCAGCACAGGGGTTGCCTCCACCTCGCCTCCCCTACG GTCTGTAGGGGTGGAAGTGCACAAATCAGCAAACACAGACTTTGACCAGGGTTCTTCCCACAG TTTGGAGGCAGGAGGGGCTTTAGATAATTCAGGCAACCTGCCTGGAAACGAAGATGTAGTTTCGCTCTCAGACATCATCCCTGAGACCAACATCTGTTTT taa